The genomic region CTACCCAGAGCAGAAGAATCATCCAGCCGACTCACAGAACAAAtccttgttgttttaagccactaaattttgagatggatttgttatgcagcaataggtaactaTTATATGCTACATGGGAGACATGGCTACCTTTAATGTCTTTAtgcaaatcagaaaaaaatgaatcaaaaaacaTGCCCTCACTGGGTAGACACACCTTGTTCAAATTAAAGGTGCCCTGTCCTCCAGGACATGGCCCTGTGCCAAAGTGCACAGCACGGATCTGAGCCTGCACTTAGCTCCTTCCCTAGCTATCTTTATGCATTATTGTAAACTGCACATTTGTGTTTGTATGTGCGCACACATGCCTACATGGAGATTCCTACACAATAGCACAGACCAGAAACCTGGCTTTAGGTAGGTTTCATTATTCCAAGTAAGGATAGAGAGAAAGCTTTGAGTGCTCCCAGCTTTGAGGATTCAGTAGAACACTgacttttattgagaaatataggCCAAATGCTGCTTATATAGTCACCACACTTTCAGGGGATTTACATCCCTGGCAAGTCATTTAGGCAAGCTCCTTCTTGAAGAAGGATGGACAGTTCCCAACAAGAGTCTAAAAGCTGTAGTTGTCCATGATGCTTCTGAACCAGCCATGAACATTCCAGAGAAAAGGTAGAGAACTAGATTCTGGAGGCAGCGGCAGTGATGAGCTAGGCCTGCAGGGAGGTAGCAGAGATGGCACCATGAGCCCAGGCTTCCCTGGTCCTAGGAAAATGTTTTAGACCAGAGGTCTGAGAGAGAAGGTGTGCAATATCACCAGTCTTCACAGACCGACAGGCCTGCATCAGGCTGGTCCTGCGCCTTCTGTTCTGGCTGCACAGTGGATACCTCCCTTTGGACTGTAGCACACAGGGCCACTGCGCAACTGGGGCTCCTCCTCCTCATACCAGCGCTGCTCACTGAAGTCAGGGAAGAAGGCTGCAATCTCTCTACTGGCTGAAACCACAGAGTCTGTAAGAAGAGGTAAGACTGAGAAGGTGTTTTCACACTGAGTGCAGGGTGGAGGCACGAGTTTTGTCATATTCAGGTTCAGACAGCTTTGCTAAGATAAGCCTCTACTTCTGCCTGTCCTGGGAACTATAAAGAAAGGCCATAGGCCATACCTGCTGAGATGAACAAAAAGGGCCAGAAACACAAGTGAGAATAAAGCTTACTGGGGAACTAGGCTCTCAGCCCCACCACAGAGCCCACCCACTAACTCCCAACTGAGGCAGGCTCACCTGAGCCATGGGTGGTGTTGCGGGTATCGGTGAGGCCAAAACTCCCACGAATTGAATCTGGGGCCATATGGCGTGCTCGAAACACTCTGGTGGGCCCCATCAGTGTCCTCCAGAGCTGGATAGCATCCTTGTGGGCAAGGATGTAGGCTCGGATTGGCCCGCTGTGAATGAGAGGGGCACATGTCAGGAAACTGGCCATCTGGTCTAGGAGGGCATGTTGTGAGCAGGGCATGAATAAAGGCACATCATACATCCTGAGAGTTCCCTCGCCTTTCCAGATGAGTGCCAATGTATAAGAAAGATCACAGAGATCAGCATAGCTGCTAGGCTGCACTGAACAATACTCTTCCACAGCGACTGGACCAGTAACCACCATGAGAAGGTGGCCACTAGGTCATCGTCAGCTCAGAGTCCCAAGCCCATGTATCTTCAGACATGACATTGAGTACAAGTATAAAGAGCAGGGGATGAAGTTAATAATTCTATTTGGGGGGCCAGCAAAGAGGTATGTCTCAGTGGATAAAGATGATGGGACCAAAATTAGAAGTACCTGGCCATGAACTCCACCAGCCGCTGATAGAAAAATCGCCCTGCAAAGAGAGTACTTTCATCAAGACACTGGTGCCCAAGAGAACTTTTATACTTCTACCTCCTTACCTAGAATAATGAAAACTATTACTGAGAAAAGAACAAGGACCTTGGAGTTTTCCACACCTGGGTCATaatccaggctctgccacttacaacCTGTGCAGTTTGGGTAAGTCATTATATCTGTGCACTGAGAATAtagtaatacctacctcataggattgttgggaGACTTAAAATAATGAGCATTATCTTATCTGACAAAGAGCAAACACTCACTAAATGTTAACTACTGATACTAATATGAGGACAGGAAATTAAATTTTGGGGGGCAGTATTAGATAGAACTCTGGtagaaaatatgttttcaaaacaACTAATAATCATGAAAAGTCTGGGTATAAACTAAAATTTTAGAAGACTGGCTGAAATCTTACATAGTTTGCAGGTCAGAGAGAACCTGCCCTGTGTGTTCCAGGTAAAAAAGTCTGTCTTGCTCAATTCTCAGTAAAGAGAAACCTCTCATTCAGAGGACTGCTGGTCCTACCTTCATGTTCTTGGTAAAACTTCTGGCAGTCTTCCTTTCTCCACAGTAGTTCTCTCATTCGTACAATAAGGAACTTGTTGCTCAGAATCTTCTGATGAACAGCCTGTATAAACATCACCCCAAAGATAAATGTCAGTCAAAGGGACCATTTGAGTGAACAGGAGACCCAGCCTAACAAAAAGAACTCTGGGAACTCCTTGGAGCCCAGGACTTGAGGATCTGCCCCAATGGTgaggcagaagagaaagaagattggGTGAGGTGAAGACCTCCAGTCATGCAGCCAGTGTGTGAGCCCCAAGTGCAAGGGGACAGAAGTGCTGTCTCTGCCCCTCCATTCCTGCAGCCCCCTAAGCTCAAGTCCACAGGACCCACTATAAAAGTCTCTTTTCGAGTCAACTTGAGTTGTCCTGCCTCATGTTTCTCCCACTCTATCCATACCATCAGacttgataaatttaaaacatcataATTTACGTGTCACACTCTGGTCAGAAGCTTTTTGGGTGCTCCTTTTATTCATGGAATAAAGTGCAGTCACTTTAGCACAGTGTTGAAGGCtacattttccttctcctccaccaCTTCTAGTTCTCTGGTCCCACCATCCCAGCTGCCTGTGGCTCTCAGACCCTCCACACACATTCCTGTCTCAGCATCTCCCTTCTGTGGAACACCCATCCTCCTCCTGTGTGCTATCCAAAGTTCACCCCTCCTTTGAGGGTCGGCTGAGTCACACCACTTCCAGGCCACCACTCCTGAATGCTTTGGTCTTCCTCTGCACAGCAGCAGCCTTACTTCTCTGTGTTGCTCAGTTAGCACTTATCAAGCTATGGTATGCAGAATCCTAAAATGACCACCCACTATTCCCTGCCTAATCTCCAGGGCTGTGAATAGGATGTGATATCATGTTCTTGATTATGTGATGTTACACAGCAAAAGgggttttgcagatgtaattaaggttattattgattttgagttaatcaaaagagaaattatccaggtgggcctaaTCAATCacgagtcctttaaaagcagagagttCTCTCTATTTAGGGTagaagaggaaggcagggagaTTCAAAGCACAAGAGGGATTCAGTGTGCTATTGCTGCCTTGAAGATGGAGGGGGATATGTGGAGAAATATAGGCGGTCTCTAAAAACTCAGAGTGGCCTCCACATACTAGTCGGCAAGCCAATGGGGACCTCAGTTCCACAACTGCCAGGGActtaattctgccaacaacctgaatcaGCTGAGAAGTGGATTTCTCCCTAGAGACTCTAGATAAGGGCCCAGCCAGCCAGCAGCTCGATTTGGATCTTGTGAGACCTTAAGGAGAGAATCCAGCTGAGCCTACTGGACCTCTAAACTATAGAAATGTGAAATGATAAATGGGTGTTTTAAGCTgttaagtttgtggcaatttgttatgtagcaataaaAAACTAATTCATACACAGAGTTTTGAGATTTGGTCTTTTTTAACATTGTATTggaacatttctcattttatgtCTGTCCCAATTCTCCAATAGATTTTAAATCTCCGTAGGCTCAGGTTCCATGGTTCCTAGCTTTACCTCCACAGCATCTAGCATAGGACTATGCACTCGGTTGCTATGAGTGGCCCTATGGCACCTAAAATGCTAGCAATCCCCAGGGCATATGGTAGAGGGTTAGGATTCTTTCTTACCTCCAGAATCAGTGGGTGAGCGACTGCATCCGGTTTAATCAGAGCTAGAGTAAGCTGGAGAGCCTGAGGGCTTCTCAAGATTGAGGCCATCTCCTGCCATTGAGAGCTGGATTAGGGACCTGCCAGTGCTGTACTCCCAACCCTCCCTACTCTGGGGTCGTGCAGCCTTGCAAACCAGTCTTCTCACTCCTGACACTCATAAAGTTCTTGACACTTACACAGGAAGGCTGTACATATAGTTTTATTTAATTGCCCATTTGGTCTCATAGGATTTAGAGAAGGGGGTGATAAAGGGGACATTCAGGTCTCCCTATGGAGCACATAATCTAGTTTGTTTAACTATAAGCCAAAGAGGGAATTACCCATTTGAGAGAAAAATCAGTTTAAACAATATTTGTTTCCACCAATACTCCCtacccttcctttcttttatgtttatggAGGATTTACAATTTACACTCCCCAACCGGCTATTCACAGGGTACAAGGATTGATTCCGTTCTTAAGTCCCCCTATCCCATCAATTTTACAATCGGAAGTTTGATGGGTAGGAATTGGGATGTTGCCAGGATACCAAAGCCTGCTGGATACATACTATTTCTTACCTAATATTACAGATAGATCAGGATCTCCCCTGCCCAAATCAAACCCTTTTAATACTCAGCCATCTGCAACAACAAAGTTTAAAGACATGGGATTTCAAGGTGAGGGACTGGTCTTAACCATTTTATGTATGAGGTAGCTAGGAGAGTGTTTGGCACAAAGGCGCTCAATCAATTTTGTTTACTAAATGAACCTATATAATTTTGTTCTATCCATCTTTGTATTCCTAGTATCTATCATGgtgtaagaactcaataaataattgtggaaataaaataacagaaaagtaTTCTATAAACAGGACTTTGAGATATCTTCCAGTTGTGGGATTCTACTTACATGTAAGAAATTGATCACTTCTGTAGGGGTAAGGATTAGTCTCGAAAGATTATCTGGTGGATCCCCTAAATCTACCATGAAGATTCATGGTAGATTTAGGGAGAAGGCTTCCATGAACATGTGCAGGGACAGAGTCTGGACAACACTCTCATTTCTCTTAGCCTGAAGGTACCTGGCAATCCTGTTCAAGATGATGCCAGGGTCTGGCCCACATGAGGAAGCTATGCAAGGTCTCTTCTACTCATATTCTTTCCACGGCTTTCAGCTTGGTCCTCCATTCGAACCACAAAGCCAAGCCCAATTTAACCAGTACAAAATCAGCCAACCCACTCTTCCTAACATCCCAGGGGGTGAGTAAGCCAGGAGGAAGTATAATTCTTGCCAGATATCTAGGGACCCAACTTTGACACCTCCTGTCCCTCACCCTCCACACCAACACTATCACTAAGTCCTGGCAATTTAACTTTCCCTCTCAATTGCTACCACCCCAGTCTAAGACATGGTTGGCCTGTCCCTCTTTACACTCTGCTCTCCACACAATAGCCAGAGACTATTATGTAAATATAGTAATTTCCCTCCTTAACCCTTGGAAGTGTACTCTGTTCTCAGGACAAAACCCAAATCCTTATTATGGCCTACCAGGGTTTTCATGATCTGGTCCCTGAGAATCTGCCTCTCCATCATCATCTGGAAACATGCACTCCTTAGCCTTCTTTTGCTCCAGCCTCATGGGCCTTTCAGTCCCCAAAGACTTTCTGGCCTGACAGCCTCTGTGTGGGGAGTTTTTGCAGTCCAGAATGTGCTTCCCTTGGTTACCTCCCACTCATACACCAGATCTAAGTTCACTTCCCCTGTTATATCTCCTCACAGCTCCTTgcatttttcttcagtttctaaTTTTATAGCTACAGTTACTTGATTTATATGTCCCTCCACTAGAGGGTCGGCTCCATGAAAGTAGGGGTCTGTTTTGCTCACCATCTTATCCTCAGCATATATGCGGAGTGCCTAGGACACAGCTGGCTCTcaacagtatttgttgaatgattcaACGAATTAAACTGAACCAGATATTCCAAGGCCAGGCTGCTAGGGACTCTCCACGGGAGGATACGCGGTCTGTGGAGAAAGGACATGGTTCCTTTCCTAATGCCCACTAAATTATGGCTGCCCTTGCTGTTACGGCTGAGTCGAAAAACCTGCTGAACTTAAAGCGTCACTCCATCACACAATTATAAACTTTAGAAGTTGCCTGGTCATTTGCTCCCCACACCTGAGGCGCCCACCCGTTCGCATACCCGAGGCCGGCAGCCAAGCCCTGTCCTCCCACCCGAGACTCGGACCCGCCACCCCCTCAATTCCACTTCCGCCTCCAGAACGCCCAAGCTTACGGCTTCAGTTCCTGACCcggcccccaccccttccctaggTTAGCCGCGCGACCGTGTCCCTCATCCCCGCGTCCCAAGCCCACCCCGGACTCCAGGTTATTGAGAGCCCCGACACAACCATAGACTGACTTCGGATTCACTTGGTCCTCTCGCTGCGGCGCCTGCGCGGCTCAAGAGGGGCCCTTCAGGCACTCGGCCGGTCAGCCCACCTTGGGGTCCTCGCACGGTTGCCTAGCAGCTGCGAGGCCGCGCACTCTGGAAGCTGAACCGGGAGATAAGGAAATCCCGGTAGGAGGCCAGGCTGGCTGCCGTGTCCGGATCGAGGCGGGGACAGCCTGCAACCTACAGGGGAAGGGCCGACTTGCCGGTGG from Choloepus didactylus isolate mChoDid1 chromosome 1, mChoDid1.pri, whole genome shotgun sequence harbors:
- the LOC119544605 gene encoding nucleoside diphosphate kinase 6 isoform X4, which translates into the protein MRELLWRKEDCQKFYQEHEGRFFYQRLVEFMASGPIRAYILAHKDAIQLWRTLMGPTRVFRARHMAPDSIRGSFGLTDTRNTTHGSDSVVSASREIAAFFPDFSEQRWYEEEEPQLRSGPVCYSPKGGIHCAARTEGAGPA
- the LOC119544605 gene encoding nucleoside diphosphate kinase 6 isoform X1, which translates into the protein MASILRSPQALQLTLALIKPDAVAHPLILEAVHQKILSNKFLIVRMRELLWRKEDCQKFYQEHEGRFFYQRLVEFMASGPIRAYILAHKDAIQLWRTLMGPTRVFRARHMAPDSIRGSFGLTDTRNTTHGSDSVVSASREIAAFFPDFSEQRWYEEEEPQLRSGPVCYSPKGGIHCAARTEGAGPA
- the LOC119544605 gene encoding nucleoside diphosphate kinase 6 isoform X2 gives rise to the protein MEMASILRSPQALQLTLALIKPDAVAHPLILEAVHQKILSNKFLIVRMRELLWRKEDCQKFYQEHEGRFFYQRLVEFMASGPIRAYILAHKDAIQLWRTLMGPTRVFRARHMAPDSIRGSFGLTDTRNTTHGSDSVVSASREIAAFFPDFSEQRWYEEEEPQLRSGPVCYSPKGGIHCAARTEGAGPA
- the LOC119544605 gene encoding nucleoside diphosphate kinase 6 isoform X3, with amino-acid sequence MAVHQKILSNKFLIVRMRELLWRKEDCQKFYQEHEGRFFYQRLVEFMASGPIRAYILAHKDAIQLWRTLMGPTRVFRARHMAPDSIRGSFGLTDTRNTTHGSDSVVSASREIAAFFPDFSEQRWYEEEEPQLRSGPVCYSPKGGIHCAARTEGAGPA